The Streptococcus pantholopis genome has a segment encoding these proteins:
- a CDS encoding energy-coupling factor transporter transmembrane component T family protein — MTNRLIGYYGGDGFLYRLSGASKLLFLLLASIACMTTYDTRLILFIGILSLILFRMAHVRWQDISFVIKFISFFALLNVIVVYLFAPAYGEQIYGAKTVLFEGWGRFYLTSQELFYLFNLSLKYFSTVPLALLFLLTTHPSQFASSLNQIGVPYKVAYAVSLTLRYIPDVQEEFYMIRMSQEARGLELSAKAKLLDRIKGNLQIVLPLIFSSLERIDTVSTAMELRRFGKNKKRTWYTYKKFSTYDLLAIALACLLFTASLLLFLLNHGRFYNPWA; from the coding sequence ATGACTAATCGTTTAATTGGCTATTACGGCGGTGATGGCTTTCTCTACCGCCTTTCAGGAGCCAGCAAACTGCTTTTTCTTCTTCTGGCTTCTATTGCCTGTATGACCACCTATGATACACGCTTGATTCTTTTTATCGGCATTTTATCGCTCATTCTTTTTAGAATGGCCCATGTACGCTGGCAGGATATCTCTTTTGTGATTAAATTTATCAGCTTTTTTGCTCTGCTCAATGTCATTGTCGTTTATCTTTTTGCTCCTGCCTACGGTGAGCAGATTTACGGAGCCAAGACGGTTTTATTTGAGGGCTGGGGACGATTTTATCTGACCAGTCAGGAACTGTTCTACCTTTTCAATTTATCGCTGAAATACTTTTCAACTGTCCCTTTGGCTCTGCTTTTTTTACTGACAACCCATCCCAGCCAGTTTGCCTCAAGTCTCAATCAGATTGGGGTGCCCTATAAAGTGGCCTATGCAGTCAGTCTGACACTGCGCTATATTCCCGACGTGCAGGAAGAATTTTATATGATTCGCATGTCGCAGGAGGCCCGCGGCCTAGAACTGTCAGCTAAGGCTAAGCTCCTCGATCGGATCAAAGGCAATCTGCAGATTGTTTTGCCCTTGATTTTCAGTTCACTTGAACGGATTGACACAGTATCGACAGCTATGGAGCTGCGGCGTTTTGGAAAAAATAAAAAGCGCACTTGGTATACCTACAAGAAATTCTCGACTTACGACTTGTTGGCTATTGCCCTAGCCTGCCTGCTTTTTACAGCCAGTCTGCTGCTCTTTCTTTTGAATCATGGCAGATTTTATAATCCTTGGGCATAA
- a CDS encoding ABC transporter ATP-binding protein: MRPFIEFKDFTFKYDVQAEPTLRGVDLAIEKGEKVLILGPSGSGKSTLGHCLNGIIPNIHHGERSGSLLIDGQDVFDLSIYEKSHLISTVLQDPDGQFIGLSVAEDIAFALENDCLDQQSMNEKIAVWAERLNLQDLLEKRPQDLSGGQKQRVSLAGVLIDESPILLFDEPLANLDPKSGQDTIALIDRIHKEEEGTTTIIIEHRLEDVLYAPVDRVVLINDGQILFNGRADDLLKTELLRENGIREPLYVTVLRDLGLDLQKTEHLAHLADLDLSGIRFAQPSETVSDVKREELLELTDLHFAYDHQDLLLKDINLTVRKGERISLVGRNGAGKSTLAKVLCRFVPTDSPVFYQGRDISDDSIKERADRIGYVLQNPNQMISQTMIFDEVAQGLRLRGKPEEEVEQEVLSTLKICGLYEFRNWPISALSFGQKKRVTIASILVLNPEVILLDEPTAGQDKRNYTEIMNFLNELNALGHTIIMITHDMQLMLEYSDRTLVIHDGRIVADCRPVEIFTDTDLLARASLKKTSLFDLALKLQADPIALTNFYIANQGGRHD, from the coding sequence ATGCGTCCATTTATTGAATTCAAGGATTTTACCTTTAAATACGATGTTCAGGCAGAGCCGACCTTAAGAGGTGTTGATTTAGCCATTGAAAAAGGCGAGAAGGTTCTCATTTTGGGGCCTTCAGGGAGCGGGAAGTCGACTTTGGGCCACTGTCTCAATGGGATTATTCCCAATATTCATCATGGCGAGCGAAGCGGATCCCTCTTAATTGACGGCCAGGATGTCTTTGATTTGTCGATTTATGAGAAATCCCATCTGATTTCAACTGTTTTGCAGGATCCTGACGGCCAGTTCATCGGTTTAAGCGTAGCAGAAGATATTGCTTTTGCTCTGGAAAATGACTGTCTTGATCAGCAGTCTATGAATGAAAAAATTGCTGTCTGGGCAGAAAGGCTGAACTTACAGGATCTGCTTGAGAAAAGACCGCAGGATTTATCAGGCGGTCAAAAACAGCGTGTCAGTTTAGCGGGGGTCCTGATTGATGAGAGCCCTATTTTGCTTTTTGATGAGCCTCTAGCCAATCTTGACCCAAAATCTGGCCAGGACACCATTGCCTTGATCGATCGGATTCACAAAGAAGAAGAAGGAACCACAACTATTATTATTGAACATCGTCTGGAGGATGTTCTCTATGCTCCCGTTGACAGAGTTGTCTTGATAAATGACGGTCAGATTTTATTTAACGGCCGGGCAGATGACTTGCTTAAGACAGAGCTGCTGAGAGAAAATGGGATTCGTGAGCCGCTTTATGTGACGGTCTTGCGGGATTTAGGGCTGGATTTGCAAAAGACAGAGCATCTGGCACACCTAGCTGACTTGGACCTTTCTGGGATTCGTTTTGCCCAGCCTTCAGAAACCGTTTCTGATGTCAAAAGAGAAGAGCTGCTTGAGCTCACGGATCTTCATTTTGCCTATGACCATCAGGATTTACTTTTAAAAGATATTAACCTGACTGTTCGAAAAGGAGAACGCATTTCTCTTGTGGGCAGAAATGGTGCCGGTAAATCAACTCTGGCCAAGGTTCTCTGCCGGTTTGTACCGACAGACAGTCCGGTTTTCTATCAAGGCCGTGATATTTCAGATGATTCTATCAAGGAGAGGGCGGACCGAATAGGCTATGTGCTGCAGAATCCCAATCAGATGATCAGCCAAACTATGATTTTTGATGAGGTCGCTCAAGGCCTGCGATTGCGAGGCAAGCCTGAAGAGGAGGTCGAACAGGAAGTCCTGTCTACCCTAAAGATTTGCGGCTTGTATGAATTTCGCAATTGGCCGATTTCTGCCCTTTCCTTCGGCCAGAAGAAGAGAGTAACCATCGCTTCTATTTTGGTGCTCAATCCAGAGGTGATTCTTCTGGATGAACCGACTGCGGGCCAAGATAAGAGAAATTATACAGAGATTATGAATTTTCTCAATGAGCTCAACGCCTTAGGGCATACGATTATCATGATTACCCATGACATGCAGCTGATGCTGGAGTACTCTGATCGGACTCTGGTTATTCATGACGGGCGCATTGTAGCTGACTGCCGGCCGGTGGAAATTTTTACCGATACAGATTTGCTGGCAAGAGCCAGTCTTAAGAAAACAAGCCTATTTGATTTAGCCCTGAAACTGCAGGCAGATCCTATTGCTTTAACCAATTTTTATATCGCCAATCAAGGAGGCCGTCATGACTAA
- a CDS encoding ECF-type riboflavin transporter substrate-binding protein translates to MKNNSIKTVVATGIGAALFVIIGLFVNIPLFSNTSISLQYAVQALFAVIFGPIAGFFIGFIGHMVKDMFAGYGIWWSWVLPSALVGFGIGLLKNRLQVEKGIFGKKDIIIFNVFQVLVNILAWALVAPIGDILIYSEPANKVFTQGFIAALSNSLTIGVGATILLAVYAKTRTQSGSLTKD, encoded by the coding sequence ATGAAAAATAATTCTATAAAAACAGTTGTAGCAACAGGAATCGGAGCAGCACTTTTTGTTATCATCGGACTGTTTGTCAACATTCCGCTGTTTTCAAATACCAGCATTTCCTTGCAGTATGCTGTTCAGGCGCTTTTTGCTGTCATTTTTGGACCGATTGCCGGTTTCTTTATCGGTTTTATCGGTCATATGGTTAAGGACATGTTTGCCGGCTACGGTATCTGGTGGTCCTGGGTTCTGCCAAGTGCCCTTGTCGGCTTTGGCATCGGTCTTTTAAAGAATCGCCTGCAGGTTGAAAAAGGTATTTTCGGGAAAAAAGATATTATCATTTTTAATGTCTTTCAAGTATTGGTCAATATCCTTGCTTGGGCTCTTGTAGCTCCAATCGGTGACATTTTAATTTACAGTGAGCCGGCAAATAAAGTGTTTACGCAGGGTTTTATCGCTGCGCTGTCAAATTCTTTGACAATAGGTGTCGGCGCTACAATTCTTCTAGCTGTTTATGCTAAAACGAGAACGCAGTCTGGCAGTCTTACTAAAGATTAA
- a CDS encoding SAM hydrolase/SAM-dependent halogenase family protein yields the protein MTNHLLVLQSDFGLVDGAVSAMVGVALQEEATLGVHHLTHDITPYNIFEASYRLFQTIEYWPQGTTFVSVVDPGVGSKRKSVVALTESNQYIVTPDNGTLSYIKKHVGIKAVREISELSNRRRNTELSYTFHGRDVYAYTGAKLASGHISFAEVGPELPVDAIIELPVVETVFTENSVSGAVDILDVRFGSLWTSITYDEFHRLAPEFGDRFEVTIYNNDMLVYQNQVTYGKSFADVRIGQPLIYINSLYRVGLAINQGSFAKAYNVGVGSNWRLEIKTIA from the coding sequence ATGACTAATCATTTATTGGTGTTACAGTCTGATTTTGGTTTGGTGGATGGAGCAGTGTCTGCTATGGTTGGTGTTGCGCTGCAAGAGGAGGCCACTCTGGGAGTTCATCACCTGACGCACGACATTACGCCCTACAATATTTTTGAAGCTTCTTACCGTCTTTTTCAGACGATTGAGTATTGGCCGCAGGGGACAACCTTTGTATCAGTCGTTGACCCCGGTGTAGGGTCTAAACGAAAAAGCGTTGTAGCTTTGACAGAGTCAAATCAGTATATTGTAACACCTGATAACGGGACGCTGTCCTATATTAAAAAACATGTCGGTATTAAAGCCGTCCGTGAGATATCTGAGCTGTCCAACCGGCGCAGGAATACAGAGCTGTCTTATACCTTTCATGGTCGCGATGTTTACGCTTATACTGGCGCTAAGCTGGCCAGCGGGCACATCTCTTTTGCCGAGGTGGGACCAGAACTGCCTGTTGACGCCATTATTGAGCTGCCGGTTGTTGAGACAGTATTCACCGAAAACAGTGTCAGCGGTGCAGTTGATATTCTGGATGTGCGCTTTGGATCGCTGTGGACATCGATTACTTATGATGAATTTCATCGTTTGGCACCTGAATTCGGCGACCGTTTCGAAGTAACGATTTACAATAATGATATGCTGGTTTATCAAAATCAAGTGACTTACGGCAAATCTTTTGCTGATGTTCGAATCGGTCAGCCGCTGATTTACATCAATTCGCTCTACCGTGTCGGCTTGGCCATTAACCAAGGCTCCTTTGCCAAGGCTTATAATGTCGGTGTTGGTTCAAACTGGCGCCTGGAAATTAAAACCATTGCTTAA
- a CDS encoding potassium channel family protein: MTRKIFGILGLGIFGKTLACELSSFEQEVIALDNQEKHVQDVADYVTKGAVGDITDFEFLKAAGIDQCDIVIIATGNNLEASALALIHCQKLGVTNIIAKARGENYEDVLYGLGAKHVISPERSTAKNLTSRLLRHSIANIIHIEDDISFIEFTLPESWLGKSLTQLDVRKKYDLNVIGFRTSKTAPLDTDFNPDHILTKELIVEAVASKRTFEKFDYLGYLK; this comes from the coding sequence ATGACTCGTAAAATTTTTGGCATCCTTGGTTTAGGTATTTTCGGCAAAACCCTTGCTTGCGAATTGTCTAGTTTTGAACAGGAGGTTATCGCTCTGGACAATCAGGAAAAGCATGTGCAGGATGTCGCCGACTATGTTACTAAAGGCGCTGTTGGTGATATTACTGATTTTGAGTTTTTAAAAGCCGCCGGCATCGACCAGTGCGATATTGTCATAATCGCAACCGGCAACAACTTGGAAGCCTCTGCCCTTGCACTTATCCATTGTCAAAAGCTGGGGGTGACAAATATTATTGCTAAAGCCCGAGGTGAAAATTATGAAGATGTTCTGTATGGACTCGGTGCCAAGCATGTGATTTCACCTGAACGCAGTACGGCAAAGAATTTAACGTCACGTCTTCTGCGCCACTCTATTGCCAATATTATCCACATCGAAGACGATATTTCCTTTATCGAATTCACTCTGCCTGAATCATGGTTGGGAAAATCACTGACGCAGTTAGATGTCCGTAAAAAATATGATTTGAATGTTATTGGTTTTCGAACGTCCAAAACGGCCCCTTTAGATACGGACTTTAATCCAGATCATATTCTGACAAAGGAACTGATTGTTGAGGCTGTAGCCAGCAAACGAACCTTTGAAAAATTTGACTACTTAGGTTATCTAAAATAA